Proteins encoded together in one Candidatus Scalindua japonica window:
- a CDS encoding efflux RND transporter permease subunit, translated as MINKLVRFSTLNPKTIILIIGLLTIPFLIFLPKMHKEENAWTFIPLDNPTKQIFYSVNDYFHLNDLIVVGIESEEDIFNQASLEKIQRLTNQFKTITIITEKQEEELNTFINNTSGEIQLLLKEIQKDGISRDDIHEIANLEKFIKSQDQPFSKLIAWIEELRISLFPLEEVNSFFTVEHIKGTEYGLTVDPLIENVPETRENLAQVRDEAISNDLFDKIYISSDRKSTMITLELAFSENERMKTAPLYYKLKQVIDSEKGPEKIYLGGTPLLWVLERAYSENDLERLIPIVLVVIITLLFVFFRNLQGIYLPMAIVLVSVIWAMGLTSILNIKFTILGSVVPVVLIAIGTADAIHILTHYYGELRRGVDKESALKNTMDRMAKPVVMTSLTTMVGFSSLAISDIADIRNFGLFTSFGIFSAMIFSLTVMPAALTLLKSPIQEKNILKNYTVHQNIFNRFGTALQRSKWISLSVIIFLICATGYGTIRVNIEYAPAGLFKSSADIRQAHDFINKYFAGVTWINLVLESKDENNFVEPELLNKLGDLQAKIEGHNEVGKIISIVDFIERMNYVMHDEKESYKRVPHPVEKEVESDWIEKDGREIEEEQEVEVKGHDQIAQYLLLYEGAGGKDLEKVVDTQYEQANMRILLRTDKSTANKEIISAIGRYCKEVLPETIYVTFSGISTLLILVADMVVKGQILSIMISFVIVLFMMACMVRSPLGMLGFLPIGFTILCNFAIMTIFKVPLDIGTSIVSSIAIGIGVDYCIHFLVWKSDEMKKGFSSGEAAKLAITGTGRAISINALVVAAGFLVLISSNFVPLMHFGWMVCVTMLICAVSTLTIIPTVLLLFSGRRVKC; from the coding sequence GTGATCAATAAACTCGTCAGATTTTCCACCTTAAACCCCAAAACCATAATACTTATCATTGGTTTGCTGACGATACCTTTTCTCATCTTTTTACCAAAGATGCATAAAGAAGAGAACGCATGGACGTTTATCCCACTAGATAACCCAACGAAGCAGATTTTTTATTCGGTTAATGATTACTTCCACTTAAATGACCTAATCGTTGTCGGCATTGAATCGGAAGAAGACATTTTCAACCAGGCTTCGCTTGAAAAAATCCAGAGATTAACGAATCAATTCAAAACCATTACCATAATTACGGAAAAACAGGAAGAAGAATTAAACACATTCATTAATAATACTTCAGGAGAAATACAATTACTTTTAAAAGAAATTCAAAAAGATGGTATTTCGCGTGATGATATTCATGAAATTGCTAATCTGGAAAAGTTTATTAAAAGCCAGGATCAACCTTTCAGTAAGCTTATCGCCTGGATAGAAGAACTGAGAATTTCTCTTTTTCCTTTAGAGGAGGTTAACAGTTTTTTTACCGTAGAACATATAAAAGGAACAGAATACGGTTTAACAGTAGACCCCTTAATCGAAAACGTGCCTGAAACCAGGGAAAACCTGGCACAGGTTCGGGACGAGGCAATTTCAAATGACCTGTTTGACAAAATTTATATCTCTTCTGACAGGAAGAGCACCATGATAACTCTTGAACTTGCATTCTCCGAGAACGAAAGGATGAAGACGGCGCCCCTTTACTACAAACTCAAACAGGTCATCGATAGTGAAAAGGGACCGGAAAAAATTTATCTGGGAGGTACCCCATTACTCTGGGTGCTGGAACGTGCATATTCTGAAAATGACCTTGAACGTTTAATACCGATAGTACTGGTTGTAATCATTACCCTCCTTTTTGTTTTTTTTCGAAATCTACAGGGAATTTACCTGCCGATGGCGATTGTTCTGGTAAGCGTCATCTGGGCTATGGGATTAACCTCGATTTTAAACATAAAATTTACTATCCTCGGGAGCGTGGTACCGGTAGTTTTAATTGCCATCGGTACAGCCGACGCGATACATATTTTAACGCATTATTACGGTGAATTACGGCGTGGTGTGGATAAGGAATCTGCATTAAAGAATACCATGGACAGAATGGCAAAACCGGTGGTTATGACGTCACTGACTACTATGGTTGGCTTCAGTTCACTTGCCATATCAGACATTGCAGATATACGGAATTTTGGTCTGTTTACCTCCTTTGGTATTTTCAGTGCCATGATCTTTTCGCTTACCGTTATGCCGGCAGCTTTAACCTTGCTTAAATCTCCAATTCAAGAAAAGAACATTCTAAAAAATTACACGGTTCATCAAAATATTTTCAACAGGTTTGGGACCGCCTTACAGAGATCAAAATGGATAAGCCTGTCTGTTATAATTTTTCTCATATGTGCGACCGGTTATGGGACAATCAGGGTTAATATAGAGTATGCCCCTGCCGGATTATTTAAGAGTTCTGCCGATATCCGGCAGGCACATGATTTTATTAATAAGTATTTTGCCGGTGTGACCTGGATAAATCTTGTTTTAGAATCAAAAGATGAAAACAATTTTGTTGAACCTGAATTGCTGAATAAACTTGGTGATCTGCAGGCGAAAATAGAAGGTCATAACGAGGTTGGAAAAATAATATCCATAGTTGATTTTATAGAACGGATGAATTATGTAATGCATGATGAGAAGGAATCCTACAAAAGAGTTCCTCATCCTGTAGAAAAGGAAGTTGAGAGTGATTGGATTGAAAAAGATGGCAGAGAGATCGAGGAGGAGCAGGAAGTAGAAGTTAAAGGTCATGACCAGATTGCCCAATACCTCCTGCTTTACGAAGGGGCAGGGGGAAAAGATTTAGAGAAAGTTGTAGATACTCAATATGAACAGGCAAATATGAGAATACTTTTAAGGACTGATAAATCTACGGCAAACAAAGAGATTATCAGTGCTATTGGGCGGTATTGCAAGGAGGTTCTTCCGGAAACTATTTATGTAACATTTTCCGGTATTTCTACCTTGCTTATTCTTGTTGCTGATATGGTGGTAAAGGGACAAATATTGAGTATCATGATTTCCTTTGTAATCGTATTGTTTATGATGGCGTGTATGGTTCGGTCTCCATTGGGAATGTTAGGGTTTTTACCCATCGGGTTCACTATATTATGCAACTTTGCCATTATGACAATCTTTAAAGTTCCTCTGGATATTGGGACTTCAATCGTCAGCAGTATTGCGATTGGAATTGGTGTGGATTATTGTATCCATTTCCTGGTATGGAAATCTGATGAGATGAAGAAAGGTTTTTCTTCGGGTGAAGCCGCGAAACTGGCCATTACCGGGACAGGTAGGGCGATATCTATAAATGCCTTGGTAGTGGCTGCAGGGTTCCTTGTTCTGATCTCCTCGAACTTTGTTCCCCTTATGCATTTTGGATGGATGGTGTGTGTAACAATGCTTATCTGCGCGGTCAGTACACTGACTATCATACCAACAGTTCTACTATTATTTTCTGGCAGGAGGGTAAAATGCTAA
- a CDS encoding B12-binding domain-containing radical SAM protein yields MNENGKGCFPIVSYAVQSCGPVPSGLMLDNGPALLASYLLNDGYQPIIFDFNNLKAIEDIAKQGKEAFVKDSIDCLDDYYRSNDVKIAGTKLYANGFVDNVKIHEELKRRNPDLILVAGGPHVDWFGEEIFNYTDAFDMMTYGDGDSAIIPLAELAYDNSNIEDIPNLIYRKNGQTVRTKRKEISMDNLPRPTYDEEYYPELDGKIHIVPIEDSRGCSYGRCGFCVHTRIAGKRRVRPVEQLVSEIDDSGMKVSRLSGPSPMPEYIRELIKQIPGRKISAFTYSFPGFDYAEISKGLLGAFIGLESTDKHILENVLKKTDNTEQYLKNANEMVREFKKNGVATIVAMMVPCPGETQATMERSIEYLVDMQPDFVVTLPMGPIPGTSIARRAKKDSGMMGVHLDHDFDQRWMLYELDLLQMPKEWPVPPYTTKVNGEFVNPFLATMKFTGELVKNGMLPLSDEIVLMSYLYNNGLSLDQNERRMQCNEFMANSRNDIATGNVAGIAAKLRTMNRNQFSGKKQLLMSSSAC; encoded by the coding sequence ATGAATGAAAACGGCAAGGGGTGTTTCCCTATAGTTTCTTACGCTGTACAATCTTGTGGACCTGTTCCCAGCGGATTGATGCTTGACAATGGACCGGCCCTTCTGGCTTCGTATCTTTTGAATGATGGTTATCAACCCATAATATTTGACTTTAACAACTTAAAGGCAATTGAGGATATCGCCAAACAAGGCAAAGAGGCTTTTGTTAAGGACAGTATAGATTGCCTTGATGATTATTACCGGAGTAATGATGTTAAGATTGCCGGGACCAAGTTGTATGCAAACGGTTTTGTAGATAATGTAAAGATCCATGAGGAATTGAAAAGAAGGAATCCTGATCTGATCCTTGTCGCGGGAGGGCCGCACGTAGACTGGTTTGGAGAGGAGATTTTCAATTATACAGACGCATTCGATATGATGACTTATGGCGATGGTGATTCTGCCATTATTCCGCTTGCGGAGCTTGCTTATGATAATAGCAATATAGAAGATATACCAAACCTCATTTACCGGAAAAACGGTCAAACCGTAAGGACAAAAAGAAAAGAGATAAGTATGGACAATCTTCCCAGGCCAACATACGATGAGGAGTACTATCCTGAATTAGATGGTAAGATTCACATTGTTCCCATAGAGGATAGCAGGGGATGTTCATACGGCAGATGTGGTTTCTGTGTACATACGCGAATTGCCGGTAAGCGAAGGGTAAGGCCTGTTGAACAGTTGGTAAGCGAGATTGATGATTCCGGGATGAAGGTAAGTAGATTAAGCGGACCGTCCCCAATGCCGGAATATATTAGAGAACTTATCAAACAGATACCGGGAAGGAAGATAAGCGCGTTTACCTACTCCTTTCCGGGATTTGACTATGCTGAGATATCAAAAGGGTTGCTGGGGGCCTTTATTGGGCTGGAATCTACAGACAAGCACATCCTTGAAAACGTTCTCAAAAAAACAGATAATACTGAACAATATTTAAAAAATGCCAATGAAATGGTCAGGGAATTTAAAAAGAACGGAGTGGCAACAATAGTGGCTATGATGGTTCCCTGTCCCGGAGAGACCCAGGCTACAATGGAGAGAAGTATAGAGTACCTTGTTGATATGCAGCCTGATTTTGTGGTTACCTTGCCAATGGGACCTATTCCCGGGACTTCAATAGCTCGGCGTGCAAAGAAAGATTCAGGGATGATGGGAGTCCATTTAGATCATGATTTTGACCAGAGATGGATGCTTTATGAACTGGATCTCCTACAGATGCCGAAAGAGTGGCCGGTCCCTCCCTATACAACAAAGGTCAATGGTGAGTTTGTTAATCCATTTCTTGCAACCATGAAGTTTACGGGAGAGTTGGTGAAGAACGGAATGCTTCCTCTTTCTGATGAGATTGTTCTTATGTCATATCTGTACAATAACGGATTGAGTCTGGATCAGAATGAACGCAGAATGCAGTGTAATGAGTTTATGGCTAATTCAAGGAATGATATTGCAACGGGTAATGTGGCAGGGATAGCAGCAAAGTTGAGGACAATGAATAGAAATCAATTTTCTGGTAAAAAGCAACTCCTGATGTCATCATCAGCTTGCTGA
- a CDS encoding outer membrane lipoprotein-sorting protein, with amino-acid sequence MLKQKYFILKLIFILFVFLYFIHGFLYANELTGTQIMENVLQRENGDDASSNMRFDIIYRNGKKKVRNTKWLWIDLDGKNGIDEKFMFFFLSPPEIKDTAFLSWNYEKYDKDDDQWVYLPALRKTRRIASSSKHDSFFGTEFNYSDLNTRDLEEDTHTFLKTESFQNSECYIIENIPKDKKDVYSKIVAWVDPERWVALKVEFYNKKGEHLKTERIEWELVQEIWTATKMIMENHLNGNKTIVTINGFQYNDEFKEKLFHERTLKRGVR; translated from the coding sequence ATGCTAAAGCAAAAATATTTTATATTAAAGCTTATCTTTATACTTTTTGTTTTTCTCTATTTTATTCACGGCTTTTTGTATGCAAATGAATTAACCGGTACCCAAATTATGGAAAACGTGCTTCAGAGAGAAAATGGAGATGACGCTTCTTCCAATATGAGGTTTGATATTATATACCGTAATGGGAAGAAAAAAGTTCGGAATACAAAATGGTTATGGATAGATCTAGATGGTAAAAATGGAATAGATGAAAAATTCATGTTTTTCTTCCTGTCACCACCTGAGATAAAAGATACCGCTTTTCTGTCATGGAACTACGAAAAGTATGATAAGGATGATGATCAGTGGGTTTATCTTCCAGCATTGAGAAAAACAAGGAGGATCGCTTCAAGTTCAAAGCATGACTCCTTTTTTGGAACTGAGTTCAACTATTCTGATCTGAATACCCGTGATCTTGAAGAAGATACTCACACCTTTCTTAAAACAGAATCATTTCAGAATAGTGAATGCTACATTATCGAAAATATCCCAAAAGACAAGAAAGATGTCTACAGTAAGATTGTAGCCTGGGTTGATCCTGAACGCTGGGTTGCCTTAAAGGTTGAATTTTACAATAAAAAGGGAGAGCACCTGAAAACCGAACGGATCGAATGGGAACTGGTTCAGGAAATATGGACAGCAACAAAAATGATCATGGAAAACCACTTGAACGGAAATAAGACAATTGTAACCATAAATGGTTTCCAATACAATGATGAATTCAAAGAAAAGCTGTTTCATGAAAGGACTTTAAAGAGGGGTGTTAGATAA
- a CDS encoding N-acyl amino acid synthase FeeM domain-containing protein — protein sequence MNLEVKIARTKKDLIGAFKLRYSVFGEELSYIDKTKYPDGREKDDFDDLPLTTNFVAKKNGETVGTVRLITNISQKYNIEDYVNIDDLKRDKNINLAEASRFCVRKDERFNVKHSHGLCKLVINFALSRDITDIIVLSNSTNSKEGNTIKYFKNIGFYQFADEIYYEKFNEYAIPLRLNLRNISEIMMYFLKKRTSYIEKPYEVLKPQLSLC from the coding sequence GTGAATCTAGAAGTAAAAATAGCCAGAACAAAAAAAGATCTAATTGGGGCATTTAAATTAAGATATTCTGTTTTTGGAGAAGAGTTGAGCTATATTGACAAGACTAAATATCCTGATGGAAGAGAAAAAGATGACTTTGATGACTTGCCATTGACAACAAATTTTGTTGCAAAAAAAAATGGTGAAACCGTAGGTACAGTCAGATTGATAACGAATATCAGTCAGAAATATAATATCGAAGACTACGTGAATATTGATGATTTAAAGAGAGATAAAAATATTAATCTGGCGGAAGCTTCCCGATTTTGTGTCAGAAAAGATGAGCGATTTAATGTCAAACATTCACACGGTCTGTGTAAGCTTGTTATCAATTTCGCGCTTTCGCGGGATATTACCGATATTATTGTCTTATCAAATTCTACAAACTCAAAAGAGGGAAATACTATTAAGTATTTTAAGAATATTGGTTTCTATCAATTCGCGGATGAGATTTATTATGAAAAGTTTAATGAGTACGCAATCCCATTGAGATTGAATCTAAGGAATATATCTGAAATCATGATGTATTTTCTAAAAAAGCGAACGTCATATATTGAGAAACCTTACGAAGTATTAAAGCCTCAATTGAGTTTGTGTTAA